In the Acidobacteriota bacterium genome, GGTTTCTGGCTGCAAGTGCGCAAGAACTGCCTGGACCGGGGGATCTCGGCGCGAGAGTTCGTGATCGAGGCGATTCGCAAGGCCGTCCGGGAGCACCGATGAACTGGCTCAAGCAAGTGGCGAAGGTCGGTCTGGAAGTGGGCGTCGGCGTGGCCACGGGCGGAACCGCGGCGGTGCCGAAGATCGTCGACGGAGCGGTCTCTCATCTGGGGCGCAAGGAGGATCCGTCCCGCGGCGCCGCGTTTGCGGCGGCCGGCATCCGGGAGATCCTGGCGCACACGGTTCCGGATGAGGCGCTGGCCTGGATCGACCGTTTCTGCGTCCGCTGGGCGCAGCTCGTGGGGAGTGCAAAAGCGATGAAGGACGAGAATCTGGAGATTCTGAAGGGATACGAGGGGTTTTCCGGGACGCCGTATACGGACACGGCCGGTCATCTGTCGATCGGATACGGACATAACCTGGACGTCTCGCCGCTTTCGGGAGACCGGGATTACAACGCCCGGCCGCTGACTGAAGCCGAGGCGGAGGCGATTCTGGTCGAGGACGTGAAGGTCGCGGAGCGGTCCCTGCAGCGGATTGTTCCGGAGGTGATGGGATCGATTCCCCGGGACAAGCGCGCCGTGCTGGTCCGGATGTCGTTTCAGATGGGAGCGGCGGGAGTGGCGAAGTTCCGGAAGATGCTCTCGGCGCTGGAAGCGGGCAACTACCCGCAGGCGGCCGAGGAGATGCTCGACAGCCGGTGGGCGAGACAGGTGCCGCGCCGCGCCGGTGAGGAAGCGGAGCGGATGCGGGCATGAGGACGAAGGCGCCGGCGCCGGACGTGATTCTGGCGGGGGTGACGCTGGCCGGGTTCCTGGGTCTGGTCGGCGCGTTCATCTTCCATCCGGTGCAGATGGACGACAAGGAGTCGGCGATCGTGGGCGGCATGGCGGTGGCTCTGGGCAACCGGCTGCGGCAGGCCTTCGATGCGATCTGGCCGGAAGCCCGGGGCAGGACGCCGCACCGCGGGACCGGCGCCGGGGAAGGAGACGCCGGCGGCCGAAGCAGCGGCGGGCGTTCACCGGCGGTCGTGGCCGGTCCGGAGTCCGGGCGGGCCGGACAGGACTGACGAGGAGAACAACGGATGTCGATTCATCCATTCAAGAAGCTCGAGGAGCAGATCAAGCGGGTCCTGAATCATCCCGGCGTTTTCGAGTAGGCCCTCACACGGCCATCGGCAGGCTCGGGGAGATCTCAGAGACCAACGCTTTCGGTGAAACCAAATCATTCCATTCGAGAGGAAAGAGATGAGAAACGTATTGGCGGGCTCTATCCGGTCCAACGAATTTCTGTTCGATGCGGTTCCGGCGGGAAAGATCGACAGCGACATCCTTTTGTCGCTCACCAACACGGGCAACCGTGCAGTCAATCTGGGGTTCCGGCTTCGGCGCGGAGCCGACAACTACCGGGTTTCCGGAACCTCCAGCCTGGCGGCCGGAGAATCGATGGACTTCCGGCCGGACCATCCCATCCTGGCCGGCGACCAACTGGTGGTCGACCGGAGCGGAGCGGCCGTGGACGTCGATTATCTGATGAGCTTCACCCGGGAGAGCACGGAGGTTCCGGACAGTCCGACGAACGCCGCCCTGGTGGCCCTCAAGGACATGCTCGACACGCATCTGTCGACCGGGGACGCCAACACGAATTTCGGCGCCGCCATCCTGGGCGTCAGGAATCAGTCCCTGTCGGCCGCCCAAAGGCTGGTGCACATCAAGAATGCGCTGGAGGCGATGCGGGACGACGTTTCGATCAAGACCGCCGTGGAGGGGGTCGGGACCGATCTGGATGAACTCACCGCGAAGCTGGGAGAGGTTCTGGGGGCGGACTCCGACGTCGTGTCCCAGTTGGAGGTCGCGGCGGCTTCCGCCGGCCTGCTGACGAAGCTGGAGGAGTTGAAGATGGCGGTGGACGGCTTCGAGCCGGTCCGGGTCGTCCTGCCTCCGGCCGTTGCGGGCGCCAACCTGGAGGCCGACGTCGTCACGGCGGATACGGCCCTCACCGGCGCGTACCAGGACCTGGCCGGCGTCGAGATCACGCCGCAGAGCAACGCGGCGGACATGCGGATCTGGCTGACCTTGTTCTGGCAGGGCCGGATGACGTACCGGGTGGTGCGGGGTACGGACGAGGTGGTGTCGGAGCAATCGGTCGACAGCACTTCCGGCACGCTTCCGGTGTCCTACCCGGTGGCGCACTCCCCGGCTTCCACGGCGGCGCAGACCTACAAGCTGCAGGCCAAGCGGGCGCAGGCGGGAACGAACGCCAGCGCCAAGGCGGGGACGACGCTGTACGTGGAAGAGATCTACGGGAGGTAGGCGGCGAAGAATCTTGCCGGCTTGACCACGGAGCATCTTCATGACACGTGAATCCGCAGTTTCTCTGGGACGGGACATCGACTTCGACGGATCGGCGGGAGGAACCAAGCTCCTCGGCATCACGGTTCGTCCGACCGAGGAGAACCAGGAGTTCCTGCTCTGGGTGACCCTGATCGGGAGGGAGAAGGGTTCCGGTCAACCCCTGGCGACGTTCGAGCTGAACCAGGATCAGGCCACACTGGCCACGGCGGCGCTGAGACCCGACGACTCTCCGGATCACTTCCTGGTCAGCACCACGCAGGATGATCCGGACGACGTCGAGTTCACCCTGCGCGCCGAGGACGCCGGTGGAGACGCGGAGATGCTGGCGGGGACCTCGCTGGTGGTGGAGTCTCCCAAGGCGGACTTCACCGTCGTCGAGAAGTTCTCGGCCAGGGAGGCAATCGGTTCGGTCGGCGACCTCACGTTGGTCTGGGACCCACCCAACGATTGTATTCGGGTCACCTGGACGGCTGCGGAACATGCCGGCTACCACAAGTGGCGGCATGACCAGGGCACCGGGACCTGGACGGATTGGGAGCGGGTTGACGGAAACTCCGCGATCATTCTCAGTCCGACCCGTGGAGTTACCTACAACATCGAGGTCCGGGGCCACCGGTCCGAGGACGACTTCGGGCCGACCGCCACGGAAGATGTGGATGTG is a window encoding:
- a CDS encoding glycoside hydrolase family protein; its protein translation is MNWLKQVAKVGLEVGVGVATGGTAAVPKIVDGAVSHLGRKEDPSRGAAFAAAGIREILAHTVPDEALAWIDRFCVRWAQLVGSAKAMKDENLEILKGYEGFSGTPYTDTAGHLSIGYGHNLDVSPLSGDRDYNARPLTEAEAEAILVEDVKVAERSLQRIVPEVMGSIPRDKRAVLVRMSFQMGAAGVAKFRKMLSALEAGNYPQAAEEMLDSRWARQVPRRAGEEAERMRA